One window of Trifolium pratense cultivar HEN17-A07 linkage group LG5, ARS_RC_1.1, whole genome shotgun sequence genomic DNA carries:
- the LOC123883479 gene encoding uncharacterized protein LOC123883479: MISSCDFTNASDSPTIVNTSQLRRDCEHRQGLSTADSNLQQPCNNVTNRSALIALDDLRRPRLQQLSFACDSSIFKGSLMALIGSMMSMLIRHISLCMLLKLEWKIIKKYSFLFGGAHARNV, translated from the exons ATGATATCAAGTTGTGATTTCACAAACGCTTCTGATTCCCCTACCATTGTGAACACTTCTCAGCTCCGTCGAGATTGTGAGCATCGTCAAGGACTCTCCACTGCGGATTCGAATTTGCAACAGCCTTGCAACAACGTCACTAATCGTTCTGCTCTGATTGCCTTAGATGATTTGAGACGACCACGCTTGCAACAACTCAGTTTCGCATGTGACTCTTCTATATTCAAAG GTTCTTTGATGGCACTAATTGGTTCTATGATGTCAATGCTAATT AGGCATATATCCTTGTGCATGTTACTCAAGCTAGAGtggaaaattatcaaaaaatacaG TTTTCTTTTTGGAGGTGCACATGCCAGGAATGTTTGA